A window of the Ostrea edulis chromosome 1, xbOstEdul1.1, whole genome shotgun sequence genome harbors these coding sequences:
- the LOC125663611 gene encoding uncharacterized protein LOC125663611 isoform X2 → METNLTDDLKVRLGGENSVTLTDGAGIQQVNVRIPKSDIEELLPGCYQKKNTENISTKFNLHRHYSLPFQDSFAENPEDNDIILPNIFEQNAAEDFSKRPAISLSRSEIVIDSNSPTQIDITWSTENVTLGAKFLYDLEIMMDTEWEPLVEKRVTVIRLYKTDHSVSLGKVKWDLNKGDTVWHVRIRPRDNQTTYDWSDSLKIHICVSKSEGHFNPDDKAGSILY, encoded by the exons ATGGAGACGAATTTAACAGACGATTTGAAGGTCCGCTTGGGAGGAGAAAACTCTGTCACCCTCACTGACGGGGCCGGAATCCAACAGGTCAATGTCAGGATCCCTAAGTCTGACATTGAGGAACTTTTACCGGGATG TTATCAGAAGAAGAATACTGAAAACATCTCAACCAAATTTAATTTGCATAGACACTACTCACTTCCATTTCAAGACAGCTTTGCAGAGAATCCGGAAGACAATGATATAATTCTACCAAATATTTTTGAGCAAAATGCAGCAGAGGACTTTAGTAAAAGACCCGCAATATCTCTATCAAGGAGTGAAATTGTCATTGACTCGAATTCACCCACTCAAATTGACATCACGTGGTCCACTGAAAATGTGACACTTGGCGCCAAATTCCTGTACGATCTGGAAATTATGATGGACACCGAATGGGAGCCTCTTGTCGAGAAAAGAGTTACTGTGATACGATTATATAAAACAGACCACTCGGTTTCACTTGGTAAAGTTAAATGGGATTTGAACAAAGGGGACACCGTGTGGCATGTAAGAATAAGACCACGTGACAACCAAACCACGTATGATTGGAGTGattctttgaaaatacatatatgtgtatcCAAATCGGAAGGTCATTTTAACCCCGATGACAAAGCTGGTTCCATATTATATTAG
- the LOC125663611 gene encoding uncharacterized protein LOC125663611 isoform X1 produces the protein MFKPTADHNVWREELEYERCIMETNLTDDLKVRLGGENSVTLTDGAGIQQVNVRIPKSDIEELLPGCYQKKNTENISTKFNLHRHYSLPFQDSFAENPEDNDIILPNIFEQNAAEDFSKRPAISLSRSEIVIDSNSPTQIDITWSTENVTLGAKFLYDLEIMMDTEWEPLVEKRVTVIRLYKTDHSVSLGKVKWDLNKGDTVWHVRIRPRDNQTTYDWSDSLKIHICVSKSEGHFNPDDKAGSILY, from the exons ATGTTTAAACCTACAGCTGATCATAATGTATGGCGTGAAGAGTTGGAGTATGAACGTTGCATAATGGAGACGAATTTAACAGACGATTTGAAGGTCCGCTTGGGAGGAGAAAACTCTGTCACCCTCACTGACGGGGCCGGAATCCAACAGGTCAATGTCAGGATCCCTAAGTCTGACATTGAGGAACTTTTACCGGGATG TTATCAGAAGAAGAATACTGAAAACATCTCAACCAAATTTAATTTGCATAGACACTACTCACTTCCATTTCAAGACAGCTTTGCAGAGAATCCGGAAGACAATGATATAATTCTACCAAATATTTTTGAGCAAAATGCAGCAGAGGACTTTAGTAAAAGACCCGCAATATCTCTATCAAGGAGTGAAATTGTCATTGACTCGAATTCACCCACTCAAATTGACATCACGTGGTCCACTGAAAATGTGACACTTGGCGCCAAATTCCTGTACGATCTGGAAATTATGATGGACACCGAATGGGAGCCTCTTGTCGAGAAAAGAGTTACTGTGATACGATTATATAAAACAGACCACTCGGTTTCACTTGGTAAAGTTAAATGGGATTTGAACAAAGGGGACACCGTGTGGCATGTAAGAATAAGACCACGTGACAACCAAACCACGTATGATTGGAGTGattctttgaaaatacatatatgtgtatcCAAATCGGAAGGTCATTTTAACCCCGATGACAAAGCTGGTTCCATATTATATTAG